One region of Oryzias latipes chromosome 6, ASM223467v1 genomic DNA includes:
- the caprin1 gene encoding caprin-1 isoform X1, which translates to MPSATNANTPVQSASPEVGSAPGLMGSFAQGGQSEVLKQVLCIIDKKVRNMEKKKSKLDDYSVKKNKGEGLNQDQLEALSKYQEVMNNLEFARELQKTFITLGQDIQKVVKKSARREQLVREEAEQRRLKTVLEVQFILDRLGDSAVRQDLKQGVCGSTLLTDEDLAAFDEFYKLVGPERDQNVRLTDQYDDASVHLWDLLEGKDKAVVGTTYKALKETLDQVLLSGYFDRIPSHQNGLCEEEEEEEEVLEEEPVTNTTAVTGTEVSEAEEQIVVEEAEVIEEFTEPLEVETAEFVNRQFIIDGAYSGSEKEQGGEWTRETEVVGALQQQQPPLQPAVPPGSLETHPIDLSSPVPPSDPMVRKQVVQDLMAQMQGPYNFMQDSMLEYDGQPIDPAIVSAQPMKPAQNMEAPQMVCPPVHPESRLSQSNSVPVQPEPTQVPIVSPTPPPMYQSSHAQEPRLSPEVIDPIQTSMSLSTEQPPPSTALAPASQAQGFPAVSKPPHSSGINVNAAPFQSMQTVFNLNAPVPPANEAEALNHANQYQNSYNQAFSSQPQHPAEPAEMPSEQLQSAVGAFHSQDPSAGHQQPVQQGPGFGRQTQSFYNSRGMPRGGPRNARGLINGYRGSSNGFRGGYDGYRPPFNNSPNSGYGQTQFSTPRDYSNGNYQRDGYQQNYKRGTGQGPRGMSRGSTQAMRS; encoded by the exons aTGCCCTCTGCAACAAATGCAAATACCCCAGTGCAATCTGCCAGCCCAGAGGTGGGATCCGCTCCAGGCTTAATGGGCAGTTTTGCACAGGGTGGACAGTCAGAAGTCTTGAAGCAGGTGCTGTGCATTATTGACAAAAAAGTCCGcaacatggagaaaaaaaag agCAAATTAGATGATTACAGTGTCAAGAAGAATAAAGGAGAAGGTCTGAACCAGGACCAGCTG GAGGCCCTCTCTAAATACCAGGAAGTAATGAACAACTTGGAATTTGCCCGAGAGTTGCAGAAGACTTTTATTACTCTGGGACAAGAT ATCCAGAAGGTGGTGAAGAAGTCTGCGCGGCGGGAGCAGCTGGTGCGAGAGGAGGCGGAGCAGAGGAGACTCAAGACGGTTCTAGAAGTGCAGTTTATCTTGGACCGGCTGGGCGACAGCGCTGTGCGGCAGGACCTGAAACAGGGAGTCTGCGGCTCAACTCTGCTGACGGACGAAGACTTGGCAGCTTTTGATGAGTTCTACAAGTTGGTGGGACCAGAACGTGATCAAAACGTGAG GTTGACTGACCAGTATGACGATGCATCTGTGCACCTCTGGGACCTACTGGAAGGAAAGGACAAAGCTGTCGTTGGAACAACGT ACAAAGCACTAAAGGAGACCTTGGACCAGGTTCTGCTGAGCGGCTATTTTGACAGAATACCATCCCACCAAAATGGActgtgtgaggaagaggaggaggaagaggaggtgttGGAGGAAGAGCCAGTCACAAACACAACCGCAGTGACTGGAACTGAGGTTTCAGAAGCAGAAGAACAGATCGTCGTTGaag AAGCTGAAGTCATTGAGGAGTTTACAGAGCCCCTCGAAGTGGAAACGGCAGAG TTTGTAAACAGACAGTTCATTATAGACGGGGCTTACAGTGGAAGTGAAAAGGAGCAGGGGGGTGAATGGACCAGGGAAACAGAG GTTGTTGGTgctttgcagcagcagcagccgcccTTACAGCCTGCAGTCCCCCCCGGCTCTCTTGAAACCCACCCCATAGACTTATCGTCTCCCGTTCCACCCAGTGACCCCATGGTCCGGAAGCAGGTCGTGCAGGACCTCATGGCACAAATGCAAGGACCTTACAACTTCATGCAG GACTCCATGTTGGAGTATGATGGACAGCCCATTGACCCGGCTATTGTGTCAGCGCAGCCTATGAAGCCCGCTCAGAACATGGAAGCTCCACAGATGGTTTGTCCTCCAG TTCATCCTGAATCCCGGCTATCACAATCAAACTCTGTTCCTGTACAACCTGAACCCACGCAA GTGCCCATCGTCTCTCCAACCCCCCCACCCATGTATCAGAGCTCACACGCCCAAGAGCCTCGACTCTCACCTGAGGTCATCGACCCCATCCAG ACTTCCATGTCGTTGTCGacagagcagccccccccctccacgGCTCTCGCCCCTGCCTCCCAGGCGCAGGGATTCCCGGCTGTTTCCAAGCCTCCCCACAGCAGCGGCATCAATGTGAATGCGGCTCCATTCCAGTCGATGCAAACC GTGTTCAACCTCAATGCTCCGGTCCCACCAGCCAATGAGGCAGAAGCTCTGAACCACGCTAACCAGTACCAGAACAGTTACAACCAGGCCTTCAGCAGTCAGCCGCAGCATCCGGCAGAGCCGGCAGAGATGCCGTCAGAACAACTTCAGTCCG CAGTTGGTGCCTTTCATTCCCAAGATCCGTCTGCAGGTCATCAGCAGCCGGTGCAGCAGGGTCCAGGCTTTGGACGGCAGACTCAGTCCTTCTACAACAGCAGAGGCATGCCGCGAGGTGGACCACGCAACGCCAGGGGTCTGATCAACGGCTACAGAGGCTCTTCCAATGGATTTAGGG GTGGTTATGACGGTTATCGCCCCCCTTTTAACAACAGTCCAAACTCTGGATACGGACAGACTCAGTTCAGCACACCGCGAGATTACTCAAACGGAAATTATCAGAGG gACGGTTACCAACAGAACTATAAGCGAGGGACCGGCCAGGGACCCAGAGGAATGTCAAGAGGCAGCACTCAAGCTATGAGATCCTGA
- the caprin1 gene encoding caprin-1 isoform X2, translating into MPSATNANTPVQSASPEVGSAPGLMGSFAQGGQSEVLKQVLCIIDKKVRNMEKKKSKLDDYSVKKNKGEGLNQDQLEALSKYQEVMNNLEFARELQKTFITLGQDIQKVVKKSARREQLVREEAEQRRLKTVLEVQFILDRLGDSAVRQDLKQGVCGSTLLTDEDLAAFDEFYKLVGPERDQNVRLTDQYDDASVHLWDLLEGKDKAVVGTTYKALKETLDQVLLSGYFDRIPSHQNGLCEEEEEEEEVLEEEPVTNTTAVTGTEVSEAEEQIVVEEAEVIEEFTEPLEVETAEFVNRQFIIDGAYSGSEKEQGGEWTRETEVVGALQQQQPPLQPAVPPGSLETHPIDLSSPVPPSDPMVRKQVVQDLMAQMQGPYNFMQDSMLEYDGQPIDPAIVSAQPMKPAQNMEAPQMVCPPVHPESRLSQSNSVPVQPEPTQVPIVSPTPPPMYQSSHAQEPRLSPEVIDPIQTSMSLSTEQPPPSTALAPASQAQGFPAVSKPPHSSGINVNAAPFQSMQTVFNLNAPVPPANEAEALNHANQYQNSYNQAFSSQPQHPAEPAEMPSEQLQSVGAFHSQDPSAGHQQPVQQGPGFGRQTQSFYNSRGMPRGGPRNARGLINGYRGSSNGFRGGYDGYRPPFNNSPNSGYGQTQFSTPRDYSNGNYQRDGYQQNYKRGTGQGPRGMSRGSTQAMRS; encoded by the exons aTGCCCTCTGCAACAAATGCAAATACCCCAGTGCAATCTGCCAGCCCAGAGGTGGGATCCGCTCCAGGCTTAATGGGCAGTTTTGCACAGGGTGGACAGTCAGAAGTCTTGAAGCAGGTGCTGTGCATTATTGACAAAAAAGTCCGcaacatggagaaaaaaaag agCAAATTAGATGATTACAGTGTCAAGAAGAATAAAGGAGAAGGTCTGAACCAGGACCAGCTG GAGGCCCTCTCTAAATACCAGGAAGTAATGAACAACTTGGAATTTGCCCGAGAGTTGCAGAAGACTTTTATTACTCTGGGACAAGAT ATCCAGAAGGTGGTGAAGAAGTCTGCGCGGCGGGAGCAGCTGGTGCGAGAGGAGGCGGAGCAGAGGAGACTCAAGACGGTTCTAGAAGTGCAGTTTATCTTGGACCGGCTGGGCGACAGCGCTGTGCGGCAGGACCTGAAACAGGGAGTCTGCGGCTCAACTCTGCTGACGGACGAAGACTTGGCAGCTTTTGATGAGTTCTACAAGTTGGTGGGACCAGAACGTGATCAAAACGTGAG GTTGACTGACCAGTATGACGATGCATCTGTGCACCTCTGGGACCTACTGGAAGGAAAGGACAAAGCTGTCGTTGGAACAACGT ACAAAGCACTAAAGGAGACCTTGGACCAGGTTCTGCTGAGCGGCTATTTTGACAGAATACCATCCCACCAAAATGGActgtgtgaggaagaggaggaggaagaggaggtgttGGAGGAAGAGCCAGTCACAAACACAACCGCAGTGACTGGAACTGAGGTTTCAGAAGCAGAAGAACAGATCGTCGTTGaag AAGCTGAAGTCATTGAGGAGTTTACAGAGCCCCTCGAAGTGGAAACGGCAGAG TTTGTAAACAGACAGTTCATTATAGACGGGGCTTACAGTGGAAGTGAAAAGGAGCAGGGGGGTGAATGGACCAGGGAAACAGAG GTTGTTGGTgctttgcagcagcagcagccgcccTTACAGCCTGCAGTCCCCCCCGGCTCTCTTGAAACCCACCCCATAGACTTATCGTCTCCCGTTCCACCCAGTGACCCCATGGTCCGGAAGCAGGTCGTGCAGGACCTCATGGCACAAATGCAAGGACCTTACAACTTCATGCAG GACTCCATGTTGGAGTATGATGGACAGCCCATTGACCCGGCTATTGTGTCAGCGCAGCCTATGAAGCCCGCTCAGAACATGGAAGCTCCACAGATGGTTTGTCCTCCAG TTCATCCTGAATCCCGGCTATCACAATCAAACTCTGTTCCTGTACAACCTGAACCCACGCAA GTGCCCATCGTCTCTCCAACCCCCCCACCCATGTATCAGAGCTCACACGCCCAAGAGCCTCGACTCTCACCTGAGGTCATCGACCCCATCCAG ACTTCCATGTCGTTGTCGacagagcagccccccccctccacgGCTCTCGCCCCTGCCTCCCAGGCGCAGGGATTCCCGGCTGTTTCCAAGCCTCCCCACAGCAGCGGCATCAATGTGAATGCGGCTCCATTCCAGTCGATGCAAACC GTGTTCAACCTCAATGCTCCGGTCCCACCAGCCAATGAGGCAGAAGCTCTGAACCACGCTAACCAGTACCAGAACAGTTACAACCAGGCCTTCAGCAGTCAGCCGCAGCATCCGGCAGAGCCGGCAGAGATGCCGTCAGAACAACTTCAGTCCG TTGGTGCCTTTCATTCCCAAGATCCGTCTGCAGGTCATCAGCAGCCGGTGCAGCAGGGTCCAGGCTTTGGACGGCAGACTCAGTCCTTCTACAACAGCAGAGGCATGCCGCGAGGTGGACCACGCAACGCCAGGGGTCTGATCAACGGCTACAGAGGCTCTTCCAATGGATTTAGGG GTGGTTATGACGGTTATCGCCCCCCTTTTAACAACAGTCCAAACTCTGGATACGGACAGACTCAGTTCAGCACACCGCGAGATTACTCAAACGGAAATTATCAGAGG gACGGTTACCAACAGAACTATAAGCGAGGGACCGGCCAGGGACCCAGAGGAATGTCAAGAGGCAGCACTCAAGCTATGAGATCCTGA
- the caprin1 gene encoding caprin-1 isoform X3 has protein sequence MNNLEFARELQKTFITLGQDIQKVVKKSARREQLVREEAEQRRLKTVLEVQFILDRLGDSAVRQDLKQGVCGSTLLTDEDLAAFDEFYKLVGPERDQNVRLTDQYDDASVHLWDLLEGKDKAVVGTTYKALKETLDQVLLSGYFDRIPSHQNGLCEEEEEEEEVLEEEPVTNTTAVTGTEVSEAEEQIVVEEAEVIEEFTEPLEVETAEFVNRQFIIDGAYSGSEKEQGGEWTRETEVVGALQQQQPPLQPAVPPGSLETHPIDLSSPVPPSDPMVRKQVVQDLMAQMQGPYNFMQDSMLEYDGQPIDPAIVSAQPMKPAQNMEAPQMVCPPVHPESRLSQSNSVPVQPEPTQVPIVSPTPPPMYQSSHAQEPRLSPEVIDPIQTSMSLSTEQPPPSTALAPASQAQGFPAVSKPPHSSGINVNAAPFQSMQTVFNLNAPVPPANEAEALNHANQYQNSYNQAFSSQPQHPAEPAEMPSEQLQSAVGAFHSQDPSAGHQQPVQQGPGFGRQTQSFYNSRGMPRGGPRNARGLINGYRGSSNGFRGGYDGYRPPFNNSPNSGYGQTQFSTPRDYSNGNYQRDGYQQNYKRGTGQGPRGMSRGSTQAMRS, from the exons ATGAACAACTTGGAATTTGCCCGAGAGTTGCAGAAGACTTTTATTACTCTGGGACAAGAT ATCCAGAAGGTGGTGAAGAAGTCTGCGCGGCGGGAGCAGCTGGTGCGAGAGGAGGCGGAGCAGAGGAGACTCAAGACGGTTCTAGAAGTGCAGTTTATCTTGGACCGGCTGGGCGACAGCGCTGTGCGGCAGGACCTGAAACAGGGAGTCTGCGGCTCAACTCTGCTGACGGACGAAGACTTGGCAGCTTTTGATGAGTTCTACAAGTTGGTGGGACCAGAACGTGATCAAAACGTGAG GTTGACTGACCAGTATGACGATGCATCTGTGCACCTCTGGGACCTACTGGAAGGAAAGGACAAAGCTGTCGTTGGAACAACGT ACAAAGCACTAAAGGAGACCTTGGACCAGGTTCTGCTGAGCGGCTATTTTGACAGAATACCATCCCACCAAAATGGActgtgtgaggaagaggaggaggaagaggaggtgttGGAGGAAGAGCCAGTCACAAACACAACCGCAGTGACTGGAACTGAGGTTTCAGAAGCAGAAGAACAGATCGTCGTTGaag AAGCTGAAGTCATTGAGGAGTTTACAGAGCCCCTCGAAGTGGAAACGGCAGAG TTTGTAAACAGACAGTTCATTATAGACGGGGCTTACAGTGGAAGTGAAAAGGAGCAGGGGGGTGAATGGACCAGGGAAACAGAG GTTGTTGGTgctttgcagcagcagcagccgcccTTACAGCCTGCAGTCCCCCCCGGCTCTCTTGAAACCCACCCCATAGACTTATCGTCTCCCGTTCCACCCAGTGACCCCATGGTCCGGAAGCAGGTCGTGCAGGACCTCATGGCACAAATGCAAGGACCTTACAACTTCATGCAG GACTCCATGTTGGAGTATGATGGACAGCCCATTGACCCGGCTATTGTGTCAGCGCAGCCTATGAAGCCCGCTCAGAACATGGAAGCTCCACAGATGGTTTGTCCTCCAG TTCATCCTGAATCCCGGCTATCACAATCAAACTCTGTTCCTGTACAACCTGAACCCACGCAA GTGCCCATCGTCTCTCCAACCCCCCCACCCATGTATCAGAGCTCACACGCCCAAGAGCCTCGACTCTCACCTGAGGTCATCGACCCCATCCAG ACTTCCATGTCGTTGTCGacagagcagccccccccctccacgGCTCTCGCCCCTGCCTCCCAGGCGCAGGGATTCCCGGCTGTTTCCAAGCCTCCCCACAGCAGCGGCATCAATGTGAATGCGGCTCCATTCCAGTCGATGCAAACC GTGTTCAACCTCAATGCTCCGGTCCCACCAGCCAATGAGGCAGAAGCTCTGAACCACGCTAACCAGTACCAGAACAGTTACAACCAGGCCTTCAGCAGTCAGCCGCAGCATCCGGCAGAGCCGGCAGAGATGCCGTCAGAACAACTTCAGTCCG CAGTTGGTGCCTTTCATTCCCAAGATCCGTCTGCAGGTCATCAGCAGCCGGTGCAGCAGGGTCCAGGCTTTGGACGGCAGACTCAGTCCTTCTACAACAGCAGAGGCATGCCGCGAGGTGGACCACGCAACGCCAGGGGTCTGATCAACGGCTACAGAGGCTCTTCCAATGGATTTAGGG GTGGTTATGACGGTTATCGCCCCCCTTTTAACAACAGTCCAAACTCTGGATACGGACAGACTCAGTTCAGCACACCGCGAGATTACTCAAACGGAAATTATCAGAGG gACGGTTACCAACAGAACTATAAGCGAGGGACCGGCCAGGGACCCAGAGGAATGTCAAGAGGCAGCACTCAAGCTATGAGATCCTGA